The sequence GAATCCCCTGTGACTGTTACCAGCTCCTCACCAGATAGCAAGCCCTGTGCTACCTCCACTAAGACTTCATCGCAGGATACGTTTTGGAGTATGCTGTtgacaaaaacacatttaaaattattattgaatgacTAGTTTTGGACCGCACCTAGTCCATAAATACGTGTAAACCATTATTTAATAAGGAATCATTCCCACGAtatatactataaaaaaatgaaaatttttcaTCAGACTGATCATGGAGTATCATGGAGTAACATGATAGCCATTGATCAATGACCATTACTTACCATAGTGCTAAAAAGCAGACCACCACGGACAGAGTTCCCATAATGGACCCAAAACTAACCGCAAGTCTGTCCTCAACTAACGAGAAAACTATGgaaaattacattatatacGAAAAACTTGcgcgttattttaattaaaatttgtttaaattaaatagtcaCAGTCATTCTGTTATATATTCAcaaaatttatgtatgtatgttcttttgtaaagatgaaaaaaatagcTTAATCGGCTTTTCGAAttacaaatgataaaatttttCTAGTAGAAATTGGTTACTTTATTAAATCTAGCCCCTCTTGAACGGAGTGCAAATGTCTAAAACCAATGACATTTAATTTCGCCACCTTTCCTAGGGCAGAGgtagtccatgaggatttccactaagtaaaaaaaatataatattaaatctatacttttatactgatatataaagctgaagtttgtttgtttgtttgtttgaacgcgcttatctcaggaactactagttcgaattgaaaaattatttttgtattgaatagactatttatcaaggaaggctatatactATATAGGTAATACATATGGTTAGCTCTGAATAGACCTAACCATATGTATACACCATGTATTAAACTGTCTCGCATCCGCACTGCTTTCTGACTTCAGAACACAAATACAGACTATACAATTTAACAGGTATGACAACTCTAGCTTAGGTGGCACTAAGCTCAGTAATACAGTCATACCCTTAGTCAGGTTTGCAAGGATCTATATACATCGACCATGTTAGATTAGCCGCAAGTATGCGCTTTTTTCTCaagtaaaaaatagaaatatgacGCTTCGATTCACCTCGGTGCGTTTCGACCATGAGGCACGATAGTTAATTATGGCATACGTCTTCATCTTCTACAgtgttttaaatcattaagaACGTTGATCTgcaatcttaattaatattattaaactgaagagttatttttgttcaatgcGCTAAAatcaggaactactgctccGATGTGATTGTTGGATAGCGCGTTTATAGGGGAAGGATTTAGAATATCTATCATCACACTATGATTAAGAAGAGCAGAGTTGTAATGAAATATTCTGTAAAAACGGGGAGAAGATGCATGCAAAACTTTAAATCCGATTTGAGAAATCACTAACGTATATCTTTTCTATAGCCATAAGTCGGGCGCTACAGCTAGTTAATAGTGAAGAGGCAACCTATCTGAAAACACCTCACATGTGTATAGCTTGCTATgtatagctttttttttaagaatcctTAAGTTTTCCAACTAAATAGCTCAATGCTTCAGGTCCATAATCATAATAGTTTCGATGAAAATCGTAGGAGCTGTGTCATGCAGATGACACAGCTcctactacaaaaaataaaagcattttcatGTGTTCCGTTTTTGCTACTCCGCTATGCAAACCATTTTCttatcaaagaaaatactttttgtgatattatttataataatatattttgttttttttttaataggaatAATATTGTCACATAATTTAACGCGTGTAAGGTGCGTTATATAACCACCTCATTTATTCGAAATATCAATTTCTTTCGGTTCATTACAATGACAACAATGATATTATGCcagctttgtaaataatgccaATGAgagaaaaaatcaataaatgaaaagttttaattttgagtCCATCTAGGACCTTGAAAAGCAGACCGAGTCTAATTAATTTACGTCAGTAAATTTATGAGTCACAATGTTCTAGAATCTTACTTATATAAAGTCTGGTTATATGCAACACATCATTCacggtcagtacatctcacacctgccatttgcagatgacatagtcatcatggcagaatctctgcaggagttggattcttcgcgacgtgtgggtctcggATTGAacaatggccttgttcttccgagacccgtggtcgtaaatggcgctgctctcCAGGTTGTGCtagaatacatatatcttggccaaaccatccaactggggcgacACGACTTCGAGAAGAaagcgagcagaagaatacgtttgggctgggcagcattcAGGAAGCTGCGTCATATTTTTGAATCGTCGATCccacaatcccttaagaccagggtctttaaccagtgcgtccttCCCGTAATGACATATGGAGCTaaaacgtggacactcaccgtgggccttgaacataaattcaaggttgctcagcgtgcgatggagagagcgatgctcggggtatctctggtggataaaattcgtaacgaagtcatccgccagagaaccaaagttaccgatattgctcgcagaatgagcacgctgaagtggaaatgggccggaCATGTCTGTAGACGGACAGCCtgtcgatggagcagacacgtgctggagtggagaccacgtttaggcaaacgtagtgtaggacgccctgcggcacggtggaccgatgatttgaagaaggtggctggcagctgatggatgcgggctgcccaggaccgggatggttggcgctctttgggggaggcctacgttcagcagtggacggcgataggctgagatgatgatgatgatgatatgcaACACATAAGTGTGAACTTTGGTTTTGGTTTGCAACACAAATACATCCTTTGAAAGGATagagtcattattttaatattttataagaggcggatttatatattattttaataacgtattttaatacatatatgaGTTTTATCCCGCCGTTGCCTCGGCTAATGTTTATAGACTCTGGTGGGGTCCGAGACTAGTGGGACAATCCCGGTTAATATGCgtgaaataaatcatttcatgacaaatgacgtcatcaagTGTCTAGCTTGGTCATTAATTAGTCAAATTGAAAGTGTTTTAATTGAATGCCACTGTAGATCAGGTTATATACCTTCATAGTTCAGTtggacggatagccgagtagttgaggtcatcacgccaaatccactgtgcgaGACGTAGCGCGGTTCTGATTCTACGGTCTTAGCAGAGCTTCATCCAAACACcaacgtaggacaagcatttgtgtgattcacgaatgcttatctTGAATCTGGgttttctttgtgcatgtgatttcttaattttaaaaccttgTTTATTTGTAGGCTAGTTCAGGTTTGCTATTGCGGTTAAAATTTATCGCTAGAATCAGTGACATATTTTGGCTCTCGTTTAACTTCAATTCGCTCATTTTTGCACGCGGAGTGTCTTCTTTTTATTGCAAACACTATAGTTTGCCATAATAAATGGTGGTTATTGCTCAGGCCACTTTTTTGGCTACAGTCTATGAGCTGTATTATAAGCTAGTGATCCATCTTCcgtagaaaaataaagaaaataaacagaatGAATCCTGATGAAGTTATTCCTactttgtttattgattttttaaaaacaatatgtttGAACAGTATGGCTTAATCCAGTGAAATGCTGTACCAATTAGTACTACCTACAGGAAGACTTATGTAAGTTACTGGTTCCAAGTATAACAATAATGAGGTATTAAAACGAACCAACAAGAAACCtagtatttttcataaaatacaggagaatataaattcataaacCTTAATGCATAATTAATATATTGCGAAAAATACCAGAAggaatagaagaaaaaaaatacagatatatACAAGGttcaagtttaattttcttttggcaTGAGCGTTTAAAATTaactctttatttatattaaaatgctaAATCTGTAGTGGGTGTATGGCTATACATTGCAAACGATTTGGACcaaaaatcaaaaaagtttcaatCCGAAATGGATGTGCGACAGTTTTTGCCGCTATAACCAATATCCGTTCATAAAAGCGGAAGGCGTTGCGGATGTCATCCagcattttacttttttccctTTTCTATAAAAGTGGTAATATTTAAGGCAGCTAAAATTTGATCCCAGCATATTCTAGAATGGTCTTCCAGAACTGAACCTGTTCCTCATCAGGTGCGCAGCCCACCTCCAATTCTTCGGTAATGTTAGCAAACGCTAGACTAGTGTTGTTGAACTGCGGCCAGATCATGCCCAAAGATGAGTCTGGAGTGGGGTTCCTGGAATGATATACTATTAGgacaatatatgtattaaagcaatgaattagtttgttttaacAAAGTCAGCTAATCGGCTCACTTCTGGACATAGCCAGGTCCTTCGCCTTCGCGTCATCGGTAGAACGGGCGGGGGGACATCCATGTAAAATCAGATTTTGGGGTGTAATTTGCAGGTCttctgtttaataaaaatcattatctCTCtaccattaaaatgtaataaaaaaattatgaaacgtACCCATATTTTGCAAAGTTGGTAAGTAgtgaaacaaaaagttaaactaTTCTGTATTCTTTAGTGTTTCTTTTATACGGTAAATCCAGATCTTTTTGGTAAAACAAATGGAGCAAGTCATCTAAATGTGAACTTCCATAAATGCCGTAATTAGCGCCTTGGTGACCATACATGCTTCTAGCGGAGTAAGCTGAAAACTTATAGAAATATGTGGTACCAACTTGAGGCCAACGCCTGAGGAATCTGTGGACGTCGTAAAACATAGTTGCAGCGGAGGCATAATTAATGAACTCTGGCATATTACTCACGCTAATTGTTTTATCCCCAAAATAGTGGTCAGTGATTCTGTCAGCCAAATGCAAAATGACGTCTGGTGGAGAACTAAACAGTATTTTAGTCGGAACAAACAACTCTCTGTATCTATTATAGCGTTCTATATAAAACCAGTTAACATAAAATGGAATCAGTAGTAAATTTTCATGGCTTGTGTAACCACATAAGACATCTACCTTGTTAACGTTTCCTCTCTCTAGAGTCTTAAAAGGATCTTCAATCAAGAACCTTTGTTGTCCAAAATCTTTTTCAATTACTGGCACGAACGGATGCAGCTTAAATATAATACTCGTTATTTCTTCGGATGCCAGTAGAGTACTTGTggtatttattaactttttaactgGAACGCTTTGGAGAAATGTAAGTAGCTCGcttgtatttttagtttcaaaacCCAAGATTTTACCGAGTTTGAATGCTCTATCTCTAGGCTTGTAAGAATAAAAACAGTCGAGATTCGGAACGCCACTTAGTAGTATGCCTCTTTGAAATAAACCTTTGGACATCGGTGATACCATGTGGTAGGCAATAGAAGCTGCTCCAGCGCTCTGACCGAACATAGTTATACGATTAGGGTCACCTCCAAATTTGTTTATATTCCTTCTCACCCACTGTAACGCAAGTACTTGGTCCTTCATCCCAGCATTACCAGGTACTTCTTTTGTTTCCATACTGAGGAAACCAATCGCATCTAATCTGTAGTTAATTGTGACTACAATGACGTTTTTAGATATCATAAAATCCGGTCCCAGAAAGGTGTCATCGCCTGAACTAGATTTGTATAAACCTCCGTGGATGTAAAACATTACCGGTAAAGGCGTGGGAGGATTCATATCAGGAGTGAAGACATTTAGGAACAGGCAGTCCTCGCTGCCAGGGACATAATAGTTCTTTAGGTTTTGTATCTGGGGACAGACAGGTCCATTTTCTATAGCATTCCTCACTCCATTCCAGGAATCTGGTTCCTCAGGGGCCTGTAACAGTCGACAAAGATATTGACTTATTTGCTATgttggaaattatttaaaatattattttgggattttttgctggttttatattatactactAAGACTTGACTTGGCAATGATCTGGTTGGCcaataatgtttgtaatttatttatttaccttaaatCTGAGCGAACCAATTGGTGGTTTGGCATAAGGTATGCCTTTGAAGCTGTAGAA comes from Trichoplusia ni isolate ovarian cell line Hi5 chromosome 27, tn1, whole genome shotgun sequence and encodes:
- the LOC113505935 gene encoding esterase B1-like, whose protein sequence is MKISSLLNIALGEDVLVEVQQGWLSGKLVEAVTGDYFYSFKGIPYAKPPIGSLRFKAPEEPDSWNGVRNAIENGPVCPQIQNLKNYYVPGSEDCLFLNVFTPDMNPPTPLPVMFYIHGGLYKSSSGDDTFLGPDFMISKNVIVVTINYRLDAIGFLSMETKEVPGNAGMKDQVLALQWVRRNINKFGGDPNRITMFGQSAGAASIAYHMVSPMSKGLFQRGILLSGVPNLDCFYSYKPRDRAFKLGKILGFETKNTSELLTFLQSVPVKKLINTTSTLLASEEITSIIFKLHPFVPVIEKDFGQQRFLIEDPFKTLERGNVNKVDVLCGYTSHENLLLIPFYVNWFYIERYNRYRELFVPTKILFSSPPDVILHLADRITDHYFGDKTISVSNMPEFINYASAATMFYDVHRFLRRWPQVGTTYFYKFSAYSARSMYGHQGANYGIYGSSHLDDLLHLFYQKDLDLPYKRNTKEYRIV